The Parambassis ranga chromosome 1, fParRan2.1, whole genome shotgun sequence genome includes a region encoding these proteins:
- the glra3 gene encoding glycine receptor subunit alpha-3 isoform X1, producing MRQVPMSPSDFLDKLMGRTSGYDARIRPNFKGPPVNVSCNIFINSFGSIAETTMDYRVNIFLRQQWNDPRLAYSEYPDDSLDLDPSMLDSIWKPDLFFANEKGAHFHEVTTDNKLLRIFKNGNVLYSIRLTLTLSCPMDLKNFPMDVQTCIMQLESFGYTMNDLIFEWQENGPVQVAEGLTLPQFILKDESDLRYCTKHYNTGKFTCIEVRFHLERQMGYYLIQMYIPSLLIVILSWVSFWINMDAAPARVALGITTVLTMTTQSSGSRTSLPKVSYVKAIDIWMAVCLLFVFSALLEYAAVNFVSRQHKELLRFRRQPKSKTKSGGGAVDPEQLAESLRRVNGLKASDPVYGSMTNIYSSDHREGEAHESRLTSTAAVTSTPSNSKDAKASANSSVAVLNTAGANATQNPPGAAAVSSGGKSTEEMRKLFIDRAKKIDTVSRAGFPLAFLFFNIFYWVLYKILRHEDVHKQ from the exons ATGCGGCAGGTCCCCATGTCTCCCTCTGACTTTCTGGACAAACTGATGGGGCGGACGTCTGGATACGACGCCCGGATACGACCCAACTTTAAAG gTCCTCCAGTCAACGTCTCCTGCAACATCTTCATCAACAGCTTTGGCTCCATTGCTGAGACGACCATG gactACCGTGTCAACATCTTCCTCCGTCAGCAGTGGAATGACCCACGGCTTGCCTACTCAGAATACCCGGACGACTCTCTGGACCTGGACCCGTCCATGCTGGACTCCATCTGGAAGCCGGATCTTTTCTTTGCCAACGAGAAGGGGGCGCACTTCCACGAAGTCACCACGGACAATAAGCTGCTCCGGATATTCAAGAACGGGAACGTGCTGTACTCCATCAG GCTGACATTAACCCTGTCGTGTCCCATGGATCTGAAGAACTTCCCCATGGATGTTCAGACCTGCATCATGCAGCTGGAGagct TCGGCTACACCATGAACGACCTGATCTTTGAGTGGCAGGAGAACGGACCGGTTCAAGTGGCCGAGGGCCTCACACTACCACAGTTCATCCTGAAGGACGAGTCAGACCTCAGATACTGCACCAAGCACTAcaacacag GTAAATTCACCTGCATCGAGGTGCGCTTCCACCTGGAGCGTCAGATGGGCTACTACCTGATCCAGATGTACATCCCCTCCCTGCTCATCGTCATCCTGTCCTGGGTCTCCTTCTGGATCAACATGGATGCTGCCCCCGCCCGGGTGGCACTGGGCATCACCACCGTCCTCACAATGACGACACAGAGCTCAGGCTCCAGGACGTCTCTACCTAAG gtcTCCTATGTGAAGGCCATTGACATCTGGATGGCGGTGTGTCTTCTCTTCGTCTTCTCGGCGCTGCTGGAGTACGCCGCCGTTAACTTCGTGTCAAGACAGCATAAAGAACTGCTGCGGTTCAGACGACAGCCCAAAAGCAAGACAAAG AGCGGTGGCGGCGCCGTTGACCCAGAGCAGCTGGCCGAGTCCCTCCGTCGTGTTAACGGCCTGAAGGCGTCCGACCCTGTGTACGGATCAATGACCAACATCTACAGCAGCGATCACAGG GAAGGGGAAGCACATGAGAGCAGGCTGACCTCCACAGCAGCTGTGACCTCCACTCCCAGCAACAGCAAGGATGCCAAGGCCAGCGCCAACAGCAGCGTCGCTGTGCTCAACACGGCGGGAGCCAACGCTACCCAGAATCCTCCGGGAGCGGCGGCGGTCAGCAGCGGGGGGAAGAGCACCGAGGAGATGAGGAAGCTGTTCATCGACCGAGCCAAAAAGATTGACACTGTGTCGAGGGCCGGCTTCCCTCTggccttcctcttcttcaacaTATTCTACTGGGTCCTTTACAAGATATTGCGTCATGAAGACGTGCACAagcagtga
- the glra3 gene encoding glycine receptor subunit alpha-3 isoform X2 yields MRQVPMSPSDFLDKLMGRTSGYDARIRPNFKGPPVNVSCNIFINSFGSIAETTMDYRVNIFLRQQWNDPRLAYSEYPDDSLDLDPSMLDSIWKPDLFFANEKGAHFHEVTTDNKLLRIFKNGNVLYSIRLTLTLSCPMDLKNFPMDVQTCIMQLESFGYTMNDLIFEWQENGPVQVAEGLTLPQFILKDESDLRYCTKHYNTGKFTCIEVRFHLERQMGYYLIQMYIPSLLIVILSWVSFWINMDAAPARVALGITTVLTMTTQSSGSRTSLPKVSYVKAIDIWMAVCLLFVFSALLEYAAVNFVSRQHKELLRFRRQPKSKTKSGGGAVDPEQLAESLRRVNGLKASDPVYGSMTNIYSSDHRCGI; encoded by the exons ATGCGGCAGGTCCCCATGTCTCCCTCTGACTTTCTGGACAAACTGATGGGGCGGACGTCTGGATACGACGCCCGGATACGACCCAACTTTAAAG gTCCTCCAGTCAACGTCTCCTGCAACATCTTCATCAACAGCTTTGGCTCCATTGCTGAGACGACCATG gactACCGTGTCAACATCTTCCTCCGTCAGCAGTGGAATGACCCACGGCTTGCCTACTCAGAATACCCGGACGACTCTCTGGACCTGGACCCGTCCATGCTGGACTCCATCTGGAAGCCGGATCTTTTCTTTGCCAACGAGAAGGGGGCGCACTTCCACGAAGTCACCACGGACAATAAGCTGCTCCGGATATTCAAGAACGGGAACGTGCTGTACTCCATCAG GCTGACATTAACCCTGTCGTGTCCCATGGATCTGAAGAACTTCCCCATGGATGTTCAGACCTGCATCATGCAGCTGGAGagct TCGGCTACACCATGAACGACCTGATCTTTGAGTGGCAGGAGAACGGACCGGTTCAAGTGGCCGAGGGCCTCACACTACCACAGTTCATCCTGAAGGACGAGTCAGACCTCAGATACTGCACCAAGCACTAcaacacag GTAAATTCACCTGCATCGAGGTGCGCTTCCACCTGGAGCGTCAGATGGGCTACTACCTGATCCAGATGTACATCCCCTCCCTGCTCATCGTCATCCTGTCCTGGGTCTCCTTCTGGATCAACATGGATGCTGCCCCCGCCCGGGTGGCACTGGGCATCACCACCGTCCTCACAATGACGACACAGAGCTCAGGCTCCAGGACGTCTCTACCTAAG gtcTCCTATGTGAAGGCCATTGACATCTGGATGGCGGTGTGTCTTCTCTTCGTCTTCTCGGCGCTGCTGGAGTACGCCGCCGTTAACTTCGTGTCAAGACAGCATAAAGAACTGCTGCGGTTCAGACGACAGCCCAAAAGCAAGACAAAG AGCGGTGGCGGCGCCGTTGACCCAGAGCAGCTGGCCGAGTCCCTCCGTCGTGTTAACGGCCTGAAGGCGTCCGACCCTGTGTACGGATCAATGACCAACATCTACAGCAGCGATCACAGG TGtggcatttaa